In Intestinibacillus sp. Marseille-P6563, a single genomic region encodes these proteins:
- a CDS encoding cysteine-rich KTR domain-containing protein, with product MTDMEKAEFIRCPICGNKTRDKIREDTILKNFPLFCPKCKSECLIDIEQFHITVIKAPDAQPQSR from the coding sequence ATGACCGATATGGAGAAAGCCGAGTTCATCCGCTGTCCCATTTGTGGAAATAAAACACGGGACAAAATTCGGGAGGATACCATCCTAAAAAACTTCCCTCTCTTTTGTCCCAAATGCAAAAGTGAGTGTCTAATTGACATTGAACAATTTCATATAACCGTTATCAAAGCGCCAGACGCACAGCCGCAGAGCCGATAA
- a CDS encoding helix-turn-helix domain-containing protein produces the protein MAGHVKPIPVPVILAAVNGDENALAAVVAHYQKYIRALATRPVRDEYGNEYLYVDEDMRLRLETKLIHSIVTSFKVLPV, from the coding sequence ATGGCCGGACATGTAAAGCCCATTCCGGTGCCTGTGATTCTGGCAGCCGTGAACGGTGACGAAAATGCTCTTGCTGCTGTCGTCGCTCATTATCAGAAGTACATTCGGGCTCTTGCCACCAGACCGGTGAGGGACGAGTACGGTAACGAATACCTGTATGTGGACGAAGATATGCGGCTCAGACTGGAAACAAAGCTGATACATAGTATCGTGACGAGTTTCAAGGTACTGCCGGTCTAA
- a CDS encoding transposon-encoded TnpW family protein — MQKIQSENKYAPPMRSKKKIGNTTFIVNSFFPQTGNQTIASKLENLIKADIQKQTVT; from the coding sequence ATGCAGAAAATTCAATCTGAAAATAAATATGCCCCGCCTATGCGGAGCAAAAAGAAGATCGGCAACACGACCTTTATCGTCAATTCCTTTTTCCCTCAAACGGGAAATCAGACGATAGCCTCCAAACTGGAGAACCTGATAAAAGCCGATATTCAGAAACAAACTGTGACTTGA
- a CDS encoding sigma-70 family RNA polymerase sigma factor: MKDSHEQRIQNQFGAFCVRVLKNEARHIQRDYASLLDQEKPLDELTASELEQTAVWDDYFMDEHVFEVLGLPVVVTGNVLADALAQLPEGKRDVILLSYFLGMTDREISEKLHIVHQTVSKRRLVTLKELYEYLVKTC, from the coding sequence ATGAAAGACTCCCATGAGCAACGCATTCAAAATCAATTTGGCGCCTTCTGCGTCAGGGTTTTGAAGAATGAGGCCCGGCATATCCAACGTGACTATGCCAGCCTTCTGGACCAGGAAAAGCCTTTGGACGAGCTGACAGCCTCCGAGCTGGAGCAGACCGCCGTGTGGGACGATTACTTTATGGACGAGCATGTCTTTGAAGTATTGGGACTTCCGGTAGTCGTAACCGGCAATGTCCTGGCCGATGCGTTAGCGCAGTTGCCGGAGGGTAAACGGGATGTGATCCTGCTGTCCTACTTCCTGGGTATGACGGACCGGGAAATCAGCGAAAAGCTGCATATCGTCCATCAGACCGTATCCAAACGGCGGCTCGTTACGCTGAAAGAACTGTACGAATATCTGGTAAAGACCTGCTAA
- a CDS encoding IS110 family transposase — protein sequence MNCVGIDVSKGKSMIAVMRPFGEVVVSPFEVRHTANELSELAGLLKSLDGETRVVMESTGNYHAPVAWLLHDAGLYVSVVNAMLVHDYGNNSLRRANTDKKDAIKLANYGLDHWLTLPRYVPEEDTRLMLKACYRQYQQYSKVQTMLKNNLISLLDTTFPDANRLFTSPPRDDGREKWIDFVATFWHRECVCDLSEKAFAAKYQKWCKKYGYNFSEGKALDIYAAARGHFGVMPKTDTAKLLVEQAISQLRATSSALAALKQEMQSLAASLPEYPVVMEMFGVGPTLGPQLMAEIGDVRRFHSKKALVAFAGIDAPPYQSGQMDVRSRSISKRGSASLRRTLFLVMSVILQHAPMNEPVYQFMNKKRSEGKPYRVYMMASANKFLRIYYASVESYLDSLEHD from the coding sequence ATGAACTGCGTTGGCATCGATGTTTCCAAAGGGAAAAGCATGATCGCCGTCATGCGGCCTTTCGGAGAAGTGGTGGTTTCACCTTTTGAAGTACGTCATACCGCCAATGAACTGAGCGAGCTGGCAGGGCTACTCAAAAGCTTGGACGGCGAGACCCGTGTGGTGATGGAATCCACGGGTAATTACCACGCGCCGGTGGCTTGGCTGCTCCACGACGCGGGGCTTTATGTTTCCGTAGTCAATGCAATGTTGGTACACGACTATGGGAACAACAGTTTAAGACGGGCCAATACCGACAAGAAGGACGCTATAAAGCTGGCCAACTACGGCCTTGACCACTGGCTCACGCTGCCGAGATATGTCCCGGAAGAGGACACTCGTCTCATGTTGAAGGCTTGCTACCGGCAATACCAGCAGTATTCAAAAGTACAGACCATGCTGAAGAATAACCTGATCTCCCTGCTGGACACTACTTTTCCAGATGCAAACCGCCTGTTCACCAGTCCGCCCCGCGACGATGGCCGCGAGAAGTGGATAGACTTTGTAGCTACTTTTTGGCATCGCGAGTGCGTTTGTGACCTGTCTGAGAAGGCCTTTGCCGCCAAATACCAGAAGTGGTGCAAGAAGTACGGCTACAATTTCAGTGAAGGCAAGGCGCTGGACATTTATGCCGCCGCCCGTGGGCACTTCGGTGTCATGCCCAAAACGGATACGGCAAAACTTTTGGTGGAACAGGCTATTTCCCAACTCCGGGCAACTTCCTCCGCATTAGCTGCTCTCAAACAGGAGATGCAGTCCCTGGCGGCTTCTCTGCCGGAGTATCCTGTGGTGATGGAGATGTTTGGTGTTGGCCCTACTCTCGGCCCTCAACTCATGGCTGAAATTGGCGATGTGCGCCGTTTTCATTCCAAGAAAGCGCTGGTGGCCTTTGCGGGCATTGACGCCCCACCCTACCAATCCGGCCAAATGGATGTCCGTAGCCGCAGCATTTCCAAACGCGGATCTGCTTCGCTGCGCAGAACGCTCTTTCTGGTGATGAGTGTCATCCTACAGCATGCTCCAATGAATGAGCCGGTCTACCAGTTCATGAACAAGAAACGCTCCGAAGGCAAGCCCTACCGTGTCTACATGATGGCCTCCGCAAATAAGTTCCTGCGTATCTACTACGCTTCTGTGGAATCCTACTTGGATTCCCTGGAACACGACTGA